Genomic DNA from Parvivirga hydrogeniphila:
CTCGGAGGCCGGCAAGCCGCCCTTCGAGAACGGGAACGACGAGGAAGGGCGTTCGTGATGGCGATTCGGATCTACAACACGATGTCGCGCACCAAAGAGGAGTTCGTTCCGCGCGAGCCGGGCAAAGTCGCGATGTACGTGTGCGGACCGACCGTCTACAACCACATCCACGTCGGCAACGCCCGCACGTTCCTGTCGTTCGACGTCATCCGCCGGTACCTCGCCTGGCGCGGTTACGAGGTGACGTTCGTGCAGAACATCACCGACGTGGACGACAAGATCATCAAGCGTGCACAGGAGGAGGGCCGGTCTCCCGCCGAGATCGCGGAGACGTACACCCTCGCGTTCCGTTCGGCGATGGACGCGCTCGGCGTCCTCCCGCCCACGCGGCAGCCGCTCGCCACGCAGACCATCCCCGACATGATCGCGATGGTCGAGCGGCTCATCGAGCGCGGGCACGCGTACGTCGTCGACGGCGACGTGTACTTCTCGGTGCGTTCGTTCCCTGGCTACGGCGAGCTTTCCGGCCGCGACATCGACGAGCTCGAGGCCGGCGCGCGGGTGGAGGTCGACGAGCGCAAGCAAGACCCGCTCGACTTCGCGCTGTGGAAAGCCGCGAAGCCCGGCGAGCCCCACTGGCCCAGCCCCTGGGGCGAGGGCCGTCCGGGCTGGCACCTCGAGTGCTCGGTGATGTCCGAGCGCGAGCTCGGCGTGCCGTTCGACATCCACGGAGGCGGCTCCGACCTCGTGTTCCCGCACCATGAGAACGAGCGCGCGCAGTCCGAGGCAGCGACGGGCAAGCCCTTCGTTCGCTACTGGATGCACGGCGGGATGCTGCAGATCGACTCGGAGAAGATGAGCAAGTCGCTCGGCAACTTCCTGCTCCTCAAAGACGTCCTGGCGCAGTATCCGGCCGCTGTCGTCCGCATGCTGATGCTGCAGACGCACTACCGCAGCCCGCTGGATTTCTCTGGGGCCCGGCTTGATGAGGCGGCCGCTGCGCTGGAGCGCATCACGAACGTCGTGCGCAACCTACAGTGGGCGAAGGACGGCGCAGGCAGCGGACCGGGCGCGCCGGCAGACGCACGCTCGGCGTTGAACGACGCCGTCCGCGAGGCGCGCGAGCGGTTCGTCGAGGCCATGGACGACGACTTCAACACCGCTGGCGCGCTGGCGGCGGTCTTCGAGCTCGGACGCGCCTGCAATGCGTTCCTCGCCGAGCACCAGGCGAAGCTCGGGACCGAGGACCGCGGCGTGCTCGAAGAGGCGGCGTCTGCTGTCCGCGAGCTCCTCTCGGTGCTCGGCATCGAGCTCGGCGAGGCCGAGCGCGAAGCGGAGCCCTCCGCTGACGTCATCGGCATGGCGCGCGACCTGGCCGGGTACGCGGGCACGGACGCCGACGAGGCCCTTCGCGCGCTCCTCGCGGCTCGCGAGGCGGCGCGGTCCGAACGCAACTGGGAGGCGGCCGACGCCGTCCGCGATGCGCTCGGATCGCTTGGCTACGCGATCGAGGACACCCCGCAGGGGCCGCGCGTGGTGCGCCGCGGCGGGAGCTGAGCGTGAGCGAGCGGGTCGAAGGAAGGCGCGCCGTCCTCGAGGTCGTGCGAGGCGGTCTTGACGTCGAGCGCGTGGAGGTCGCACGCGGGGCAGCGCGCGAGCCGGTCGTGGCCGACATCGTGCGCGAGGCGCAGGCGCGGGGCATCCCCGTGGTCGAGGTGCCGCGGGACGCCCTGGACGCACAGAGCGAACGCGGTCGCCACCAGGGCATCGCTGCCGTGCTCACGGCGTTCCGGTATACGGCGCTCGCGGATCTGCTGCGAGCCACTGAGGGCAAGGCCGAGAGCGTGGCGGTCCTCCTCGATCACGTGACCGACCCGGGCAACTTCGGTGCCATCATCAGGTCTGCCGAGTGCGCAGGCGCAGACGCGGTGATCGTCGCCGAGCGGAGGTCGGCGCCGGTCACTCCCGTCGTGCACAAGGCCGCTGCGGGCGCCCTCGCTCACCTTCCGATCGTGCGGGTCACCAACCTCGTCCGTGCCATCGAAGAGCTCAAGCGGGCCGGGTACTGGGTGCTCGGCGCGTCGGAGGCCGCCGTCACCGACCTGTGGCATGCGCCGCTCGAGGGACGGGTCGCGCTCGTGCTCGGGTCCGAAGGGCGGGGGCTGTCTCGCCTCGTGGAGGAGTCCTGCGACCTGCTCGTCTCGATCCCGATGCTCGGACGGATCGCATCGCTCAACGTGGCCCAGGCGGCGACGGTGCTGCTCTTCGAGCGCGTGCGACGGAGCGTGTCGGGCCGATGCGACACCTGATCATCGACGGCTACAACGTCCTGCGGACGGCCGCGCGCTACAAGCGCCTGGCACAGCACGACCTCGAATCCGCACGGACCCGCCTCATCGCTGACGCATCGATGATGTCGGACGAAGGGACGCGCGTGACCGTCGTGTTCGACGCGGGGCGCAACGAGATCTCGAACGGTGTCGCTCGCACGGTCGCGGGGGTGGACGTGGTGTTCTCGCGGACGGGCTCGACCGCAGACGATACGATCGAGGCGCTTGCGGCGTGCGCACGCTCAGCAGGGCAGCACGTCGTGGTGGTGACGTCGGATGCAGCCACTCAGCACACGGTGATGGGCGGCACCGTCGTCAGGATGTCTGCCCGGGAGTTCGCCGAGGAAGTCGAGCGCGAGCAACGCGATCGGAGCGACAGCAGTGGCGCCGCACAGACCAGCGTCCCTGTCGAGCGACGGATAGACGCTGAGGTGAGGCGCGTCCTCGACCGGTGGATCGGGCGCGAGCGCTAAGGTGCGCTAAGCCGAAATCAGCGTCCTTCGGTGCTCCTGCGAGGAGCGAGAACAGGTTCGTTCATATTGCCCCGAACCTGTTGACGCGGCGAATCCGAGTGCTAGATTCCGAAGTGCGCCTTGCGTTGTTTTTCACAAGCGCACACCTGCAACCCTACCCATACTGGGGGAGTCGTGACGGGAGGGACATCGCCTTGCAAAGCGTGCAGAAGCACTCGCGAAGAAGGCTCGGACAGGCAGTCGACGAGATCCAGCTGATCCAAGCGGCACAGGCAGGTGACGATCAGGCGACCACGGAGGTCCTCAGGCGCTATCGCGGGTTCGTGCGGTGCAAAGCGCGGTCGTACTTCCTTGCCGGCGCCGACCGGGAGGACGTCATCCAAGAAGGCATGATCGGCCTGTACAAGGCCATCAGGGACTTCGACCCCTCGAAGCAGTCCAGTTTCCGTTCGTTCGCGGAGCTGTGCGTCACCCGCCAGCTCATCACCGCCATCAAGTCTGCGACGCGCCAGAAGCACGCACCGCTGAACTCCTAC
This window encodes:
- the cysS gene encoding cysteine--tRNA ligase; this encodes MAIRIYNTMSRTKEEFVPREPGKVAMYVCGPTVYNHIHVGNARTFLSFDVIRRYLAWRGYEVTFVQNITDVDDKIIKRAQEEGRSPAEIAETYTLAFRSAMDALGVLPPTRQPLATQTIPDMIAMVERLIERGHAYVVDGDVYFSVRSFPGYGELSGRDIDELEAGARVEVDERKQDPLDFALWKAAKPGEPHWPSPWGEGRPGWHLECSVMSERELGVPFDIHGGGSDLVFPHHENERAQSEAATGKPFVRYWMHGGMLQIDSEKMSKSLGNFLLLKDVLAQYPAAVVRMLMLQTHYRSPLDFSGARLDEAAAALERITNVVRNLQWAKDGAGSGPGAPADARSALNDAVREARERFVEAMDDDFNTAGALAAVFELGRACNAFLAEHQAKLGTEDRGVLEEAASAVRELLSVLGIELGEAEREAEPSADVIGMARDLAGYAGTDADEALRALLAAREAARSERNWEAADAVRDALGSLGYAIEDTPQGPRVVRRGGS
- the rlmB gene encoding 23S rRNA (guanosine(2251)-2'-O)-methyltransferase RlmB yields the protein MSERVEGRRAVLEVVRGGLDVERVEVARGAAREPVVADIVREAQARGIPVVEVPRDALDAQSERGRHQGIAAVLTAFRYTALADLLRATEGKAESVAVLLDHVTDPGNFGAIIRSAECAGADAVIVAERRSAPVTPVVHKAAAGALAHLPIVRVTNLVRAIEELKRAGYWVLGASEAAVTDLWHAPLEGRVALVLGSEGRGLSRLVEESCDLLVSIPMLGRIASLNVAQAATVLLFERVRRSVSGRCDT
- a CDS encoding NYN domain-containing protein, with the protein product MRHLIIDGYNVLRTAARYKRLAQHDLESARTRLIADASMMSDEGTRVTVVFDAGRNEISNGVARTVAGVDVVFSRTGSTADDTIEALAACARSAGQHVVVVTSDAATQHTVMGGTVVRMSAREFAEEVEREQRDRSDSSGAAQTSVPVERRIDAEVRRVLDRWIGRER
- the sigH gene encoding RNA polymerase sporulation sigma factor SigH, encoding MALQSVQKHSRRRLGQAVDEIQLIQAAQAGDDQATTEVLRRYRGFVRCKARSYFLAGADREDVIQEGMIGLYKAIRDFDPSKQSSFRSFAELCVTRQLITAIKSATRQKHAPLNSYVSLSRTAGAEEEGERVLADILAVREVCDPAEIVIAAWEAADIREGFLSALSPFESEVLRLYVNGKSYQEVADTLGRHTKAVDNAIQRIKRKVELQVQRCRAC